The genomic stretch CTCCACCACGGCCTGGCGGTCGGCCTTCCCCACGAGATCCGGCACCTTGAGCACCTCACCGCCGAGGCTCAACACGACCCGGATCTTCCTGCCGCGCCTGACCGACGCTCCGGCCGGCGGATCCTGCTGGAGGATCCGGCCGCTCGGGACCAGAGCGTCATGGCGCTCCTGGGCCACCTCGACCACGAGATCGCGCGCGGCAGCCCGCCGCTCCGCTTCGCGACGGTCGGTCCCCGAGAGATCCGGGACCGCAACTTGGGTGGAGCGCGTCTCGATCTTGAGGACGGCGAGGAACGACACGGCGGCCACGACCACCGCGAGGACTCCGACGCCGAGGACCCACGCCGCAACGATTCCGGTCCTATTAAGCCACCGTCGCTCGCCTCCGCTCATTCGCGCTCCCGATCGGGCGCCCGCATTATAGAAGCTCGTTCCCGCGCTCGGCTCGCCCCGCTCACCAGCCGCCGGACGCTCCTCCGCCCCCGGAGAAGCCGCCGCCGCCCGAGAATCCTCCACCGGAGAACCCGCCCCCCGATCCGCCCAGGAAACCGCCGCCCCCGCCGTAGAACCCGCCCGGGGATCGGAAACGACGTCCCCCGCCCCGGCCGCGGAACGCCGCGCTACGCGCGGCCGACAGCAGCCCCGTGATCAGGATCAGGACGACGTAGGCGAGCGGAAGCCAGGGCCTCCGCCCGCCGCGCCGGGAATTCGCCGTGTACTCCCCGCGGGTCGCGGAGATGATGGCGCGCGACGCGGCCTCGATCCCACCCGCGTAGTCCCCCTGCCGGAAGCGCGGGGCAAGCGTCTCGGCGAGAATGTCGCTCGCGACCGCGTCGGTGAGCTTCGCCTCGAGTCCGTAGCCGACCTCGATCCTGGCCCGGCGCTCGTCGAGGAAGATCGCCAGGAGCACGCCGTTGTTCCGGCCCTTCTGCCCCAACTTCCAACGCTCGAAGAGTCGGTTCGTGAAATCGTTCAGGTCGTCGCCGCCGAGGGAGCGGAAGACCGCGACCACGACCTGGTCGGTGGACTCCCGCTCGTACGCCTCGAGGACGAGCTCGATTCGCCCTCGCGAGGCGGCGTCGAGGACGCCTGCGTAGTCGTTGACCCGCGCCGAGGGAGACGCCGGGATCTCGAGCGCCGCCGCGATCGTGATCGCGGTGGCCACGACCGCGGTCGCCGCGCTCCATTTCATCGCCAGGACCCACGGAGCGCGGATCAGAACTTCACCTTCGGGGCCTTCTCCGCGCCCGGCTCGGCCTCGAAGAACGCCTTCGGCTGAAACCCGAAGAGGCCCGCCAGCATGGAAGCCGGGAACACGCGGATCGCGGTGTTGTACGCCTGCACCGTCTCGTTGAACCGTCGGCGCTCCACGGCGATCCGGTTCTCGGCTCCCTCGAGCTGGCTCTGAAGCTCGCGGAAGTTCTGGCTGGCGGTCAGCTGCGGGTAGTTCTCCACGGTCACGAGGAGCCTCGAGATCGCGCCGGAGAGCTCCCCCTGGGCCTGCTGGAACTGCCGGAACCGCGCCGGGTCGTTGAGGAGCTCGGGAGTGAGCACCATCTGCGACGCCTTCGCACGCGCCTCGGTCACCTCGGTGAACGTGCTCTTCTCGAAGTTCGCCGCTCCCTTGACGGTCTCCACGAGGTTCGGGATCAGGTCCATGCGCCGTTGGTAGACGTTCTGGACCTGGGACCAGGCGGTGTCCACGGTGACCTGGCTGCGAACCAGACCGTTGTAAACCCCGACCCCCCAGCCGACCACGCTGAGGACGATCACGAGCAGGACGAGAGCCGCGACTCCGCAACCGATCCAACCTCGCATCGGAGGCCCTCCTCGCATCCCGCACTCGCGGGGCGCCCGATTCTACCAGTCTCCGCCCGAGCCGGTCCCGGAAGAAAGCAGGATCAGCGTGGGATGCGCTCGAGAAGGTCCCCGGCCGCGACGTGTCGACCGTTTGCCGCGTCCCGCGCGCTCATGACGCGGCGGTCCTCGGGCTGGACCCGATGGACCGCGAGAACCGTGCCTCCGCCGCAAGCGATCCGCACCGCGTCCCCCTCCAGGCCGATCACCGTTCCCGAGGCCTCGGCGGTGGAGGCATCGCGGTCCGCGCTGGCTTCTACGATCCGGATCCGCCTGGCGCCGCGCCGCAGCCACACCCCCGGCCACGGATCGAATCCGCGGACGCGGGCCTCGATCTCCCCCGCGGTCAAGCCGGGATCGACCTCCCCGTCCGAAACGGCGAGAAGGTGCGCGTACGTCGCGAGGGAGGGATCTTGGGGGCGCACCACGAGGGACCCGTCCGCGAGCCGCTCGAGCGTCTCGAGGAGGAGCGCGGCGCCCACGCCGGCCAGCCGCCTCGTCAGGGACGGGGCTCGCTCGCCGGGCTCGATCGCGACCTCGCGCTGCAGGAGGACGTCCCCCTCGTCCATGCGCGCGTTCATCCGCATCGTGGTCACGCCGGTGAACTCCTCGCCGTTCGCGAGCGCCCACTGCACGGGCGCGGCGCCTCGATATCGGGGGAGGAGCGAGAAGTGCACGTTCACGGCGCCCGCCCTGGCCGCCTCGAGCACCGGCGCGGGCAGAATCTTCCCGAAGGCGACCACGACGAGGACCTCCGGCCGAGCGCAGAGAAGGGCCTCGCGAAACTCCGGACCCTTCACCGAATCGGGCTGGATCACCGTGAGGCCCGCGCGGACGGCCGCGTCCTTGACCGCGGGGCATCGAGGCGCCCCCGACCGGCCGGCGGGTCGGTCGGGCCGGGTGACCACGAGAGGAACCGCGTGGCCTGCCGCCAGGAGGGCGGCGAGGCTCGGTACGGCGCTCTCGGGCGTCCCGAGGAAGACGACGTTCACTTGGCCGCCGTGGCGACCCAGTCTCCCGTCTTCATCCGCTTGCGAATCTGCCGCTTGATCAACTCGCGCTTCAGAGGCGACACGTTGCGGAGGAAGGTTTCGCCGTCGAGATGCTCGATTTCGTGGAGGAGGGCTCGGGCCATGAGGGCCTCGCCGACGAACTCCACCTTGTTCCCGTCGAGGTCCAGCCCTCGAACTCCCGCCCGGAAGGAGCGCTCGATTTCCAGCGTGATGTCGGGAAACGACAGGCAGCCTTCTTCTCCGACCTGGCTGCCCTCGGTCGCCGTGATCTCCGGGTTGATGAGAACCTTGCGCTCCTCCGGCCTCTCGCCCACGGTTAGGTCCACGACCAGCAGCCTCCAGGGAGCGCCGACTTGGTTTGCCGCAAGGCCCACCCCGGGGGCCGCGTACAGCGTGTCGACCATGTCCCGCACGAGTTCACGGATCGCCGGAGTGATCGCGTCGACCGGTCGGGTCGGGCGGAGCAGGACGGGGTCCGGGTAGAGGACGATCGGCAGCACGGCCATGGAGGCTCTTCCCGGCGAAATCGCCTTACGTTTCTTCCTTTGGCGCCAGGCCGAAACTACCATCGGCCCCCGAGAGCGTCAAGCGAGGCAACGCTCCCGCGCGGCACTGCGGATCCGGAGCTCCTGGGGCCCTCGCGGATGTCCCCAGAGGAGGACGGAGGGATTCCTACCGGTGACAGACGCGCGGTGTTCGGGCGCACGCGAGTCCGCGCCGTCTCAACCGGATCTCTCCCGTCTGCAGTGGCATGGAGGCTGCAGATCCCACGGGCGCGACGGTGGACCTCATGGGGGCCGCCGGGGAGGTCACGATGAACCGCGCCGGTTTCGCTCTCGCACTTGCGACCACCCTCCTACTTGCAGCTGGCCCGGCGCGGGCGCAGGCCGAAGACCCGGAAGCGTACGGGGACGATTACCAGCAGGGAGATTACGGCCGCATCCGCTCCGCCGAAAACGGCGCGACGATCGATCGTTCCCAGCCGGACAGCGGCGGGCGGCCCGGAGATGGCAGCGCCACGGTCAACGCGCCGGTCTTCCCGGGCGACACCATCCGCACGGGGCGCGACCAGAGGGTCGAGATTCAGCTCGCGAGCGGCGCGCTCCTTCGCCAGGACGACGATTCCGAGATGACTTACGTTTCCCTGCCGCGCCCCGGTGCGGAGTTCCAGGACAATACGGTGCTTCGGCTGTCCTCCGGCGCCGTTCGGATCGTGGGCGTGGTGGGGGAGAAGGAGACCTTCCGGCTGGATACGCCCGCCGCGTCCGTGTACGTCCTGGGCGATGCCGACGTGCGCGTGGACGTGGTTCGCGGCGGGTCGACCAAGGTGCTCTCGCACCGAGGCGTCGTCGAGGTCGTCGGCGAAGGCGGATCGGTGCTGGTGCGCGGCGGGATGCGGTCCGCTGTGGACGCGGGGTCGATCCCGTCCGACCCGCGCGCGTTCAACACGTTCGCGTCGGACGGATTCGACCGCTGGTGTGACGGGCGCGACGACGCCTACCGCGTCCGGAGCCGCTCTGCCGGATCCCCCGAGTACGACCCCGACGCCGGATACGGCGCGGTTCCCGGCGAGGTCCGGCCATACTACCACGAGCTTTCATCGTACGGTCGGTGGGTCGACGCTCCGACCTACGGATGGGTCTGGTACCCGTACGATGTCGCTCCCGGTTGGCGGCCCTACAACGACGGCTACTGGGACTACGGTCCAGGCGGCTACTTCTGGGTCGCCAACGAGCCGTGGGGATGGGCTCCCTACCACTACGGGCGCTGGAACTGGGTGTCGGGGTTCGGCTGGTGCTGGGCTCCCGGCCGGGTGTTCGGCGGCGCTTGGGTCTCGTGGGCGTGGGGATCGGCGTACGTCGGGTGGGCGCCGCTTGATTTCTGGGGTCGTCCCGCATTCGTGGGGAGTCTCTGGTACGACTACTACGACCCCGCCTGCTGGACGTTCGTCGGCTTCAACCACTTCGGCGGCAGGGACTATCGGCGCTGGGCGGTGCCGATCGATCGACTGGGCCCCGACCTGCACCGAATGGCGGTCGTGACCCGTCCGCCGCGCTTCTCCCCGAGGGGCCTCGCCAGCGACCCGTCGGTCCGTGAGCGGGCGGCGCGAGTGGCGATGCAAGACCGGGCGGCGCACGTCCGTCCCATCGTGCGAGATCGCGTCCCCGACACGAGATTCCGCGCCGTCGAGGATCGCCTGATCGAGCGGGACCGCAAGCAGGCGCGGCCCGGCGCCGGGCCGGTGGGCGCCCGACCCGTGGCTCCCGGTCCGAGACGGTCCGTCGGCGTCTCCGAGATCCCGAGATCCGTCTCGCCCACGGCGGGCAGCAGCGGGCGCGGTTCCCGGAACCCGTCTTACGGGGACGAGTCGGGAAGCCGACGCCCCAGGGTGGCGGCGGCTCCCCCGGCCGGGAGAGAGCGGAGTCAGGGCAACGGAGCGCCCGAGCCGGAACGCTGGCAGCGCAGCCGCTCTCCGAACGCGGAGCAGCAGCAGGCGCCCGGCGTTCAGGAACCGGCGCGTGGCCGTCGCGGACAAGACGGAGGGAACGGCTACGCGAGACGCATCCTCAAGGACCCGCTGGCCGAAGAGCGGGCACGCCAGCCAAAGCCTCACACGGACCGGCCGGCCGCCGACCGTGACACGCGCGACCGCGTCCGCGACATGTATCAGCATCTCGCCCGGCCCAGGGAGACAGGTCCCCGCGAGGTTCCACGCGACGTCCGACCGAGCCCGCCGTCTCCGCGGTACGAGCCGCCGACGCCCCGCGTCGAGCGGCGCGCCTCGCCGCCGGCCACATCGCCTCCACGGGTCGAGCGCCCTCGCTCGCAGCCGACGCCGCAAAGCGGTCAAGACGCAGGGCGCGCCCGGCCGAAGGAGAAGGAAAAGAAGAGATGAACGGATCCGAAAGCGTCCGACGCCGGCACCCACCCCTCATCCGGTAGTCGGCGCGGGCCGGCGGCATGGGTCGCCGGCCCGCTTTCTGTTCGGGTCAAGGCTGCCGGTTCGCAAGGGCGATTGCGCGCCTCGAGACGGCGGATTCTACCCATTCCGATGGGTACGTTGCGGACTCCGCCGCGACCTCGAGGTGAACAGTCAACACTGCGGTGCGATCGCGATCGAGCCTCGACCCGATCCCACGGTCGATCGCAGCCCCCATCACATGACCCATCTGAATGGGGAGAATCCGCCGTCACCAGCCTTGGATGTCCGTGGACGCCGCCCTCAGCGACCTCCCGCCCGCGTCTCCAGGGCAGCCAGCAGCTTCGCGTGGATTCCCCCGAAGCCGCCGTTGCTCAGGACGGCGACCACGTCTCCGGGACGCGACGCCTCGGCGAGATGCGCGACGATCGCATCCACGCCGGGGAGAAAGCGCGCGCGGCGTCCGCGCGTCGAGATCTCGCGCGCGAGGCGGTCGGGGTCGAGACGCTCCGCCGGAGGCAATGAGCTCGCCCCGAACACTTCCGCGATCAGCACCTCGTCCGCGGGATCGAACGAGGCGGCCAGCCGGTCCTGGAACACGTTGCGACGCAGCGACCAGGACCGCGGCTCGAGGACGGCCCAGACCTTCCTCTCCGGATATCGCCCCCTGACCGCCTTCAGCGTTTCCGCGATCGCGGTCGGATGGTGGGCGAAGTCGTCGAGCAGCGTCACTCCATCCGCCTCGCCTCGGACCTCCAGGCGGCGGCGGACGCCGCGGAACGAGGCGAGCCCCGCGGCGATCTCCTCCGGGGAGAGCCCTTGTTCCGCGGCGGCGGCGACTACCGCCAGCGCGTTCCGCACGTTGAACTCGCCGAATACGCCGAGGGCGGTCTCCGCGTACCGCCGGCCGTCCCTCTGCACCTCGAATCGGGCCCCCTCAGGCGCCGCCGAAAGTCCGGCGGCCCGCCAGAGTCCGGCCGTCAGACCGTACCCTTCCACGCGGGACAGCGCCCCTCGGGTCACCTCGACGGTCGTCTCGCAGTCCTCGTGGCGGATGACGAGCCCACGCCTCGGCACGATGTTCACGAGCCACCGGAAGGCCGTCTTCACCTGTTCGAGGTCCCGGTAGATGTCCGCGTGGTCGAACTCCACCGTCCCCACCAGAGCGGTGTCCGGGCGGTAGTGCATGAACTTCGGCCCTTTGTCGAAGAACGCGGTGTCGTACTCGTCCCCCTCGATCACGAACGCCGCGCCGTGGCCGAGGCGGTACGGCCGGTCGAAATTGGCGGGGAGCCCACCGACCAGGAATCCCGGATCCTGTCCCGCGTGGTGGAGCACCCACGCGAGCATCGCGGTGGTCGTGGTCTTGCCGTGGGTCCCTGAAACGACGATCGAGTGGCGCCCCGGCAGAAACCGGTCCTCCAGAACCTGCGGCATGGAAGCGTGCCGCAGGCGGCGGTCCAGGACTTCCTCGGCCTCGGGATTCCCGCGGCGGACCGCGTTGCCGACGACCACGAGGTCCGGAGCCGGGCGGAGGTTCCGCGCGTCGTAGGCCGCGCGGATCTCGAGACCCATCGCCTCGAGGAGCGTGGACGTCGGCGGGTACAGCTCCGTGTCCGAGCCCGTGACACGACAGCCGCTCTCGTGAAGGAGGCCGGCGAGCGCCGCCATGCCGGTGCCTCCGATCCCGATCAGGTGGACATGCTCCGACATCGTGGACTCCCTCAGTTCCCGCCGAGCAGCCGCTTCAGGAACCCCTTCCGGCCACGGTCACCCGCCGAGCGCTCGAGCCCTTCCCGCAGGACGCGATCGAGGTCGAGCTGCACGGACGGGGCCTTGAAGTCCCCACGGATCTTGAGAGGCATCGTGAGCCGGCCGCCGGGATCGAGGCGGAATTTGAGCTGTGGCGTCTCGCGAACGAGATCGCCGCTGGCCCGCCGCGAGAACGACGCGATCACGTCGAGCCCCAGCGCGCCGTCGAAGCCGACGCTCCCCCGGCCGTCGAGGTCGAGATCCGCGGAGCGGAACTCGAGGTCTTTCGTGTCCCCGCGCCCTTCGTGCACGTCGAACGACGCGGACACGTGATCGAAGGGCGTTTCGTCCCGTCCGATGCCTCGGCCCCCCGCCAGCTCCAGGATTTGGGCGACCTGCTTCAGGATCCCGACGGTCGGGAGCCGCCCGTCCTTGAGCTCCGCGCGCGCCGACCCCCGGATCGAGCCGGCGACGCTGCCCCCGGCGGCGTCCCCGCCGACGTCGAGCGTGAACGAGCCGACGCCGTGAATCGACCCCTTGCGCGAGGGGTCGATCGACGTCAGCAGTCGGTCGGCGTCGACGCCCTCGAGGCGCGCGTCCAGCCGGAACGGCGCGCCTGGCGATCCGAGGTCCAGGACCAGCGTCCCGTGGCATCGTCCGCCGTACAACGCGAACGTCGCATCTTCGAACCGCGCCGCCTCGCTCTCGATGTCCAAGCGCGCGCGGAGATCGGTCATCTCGAGTCCCGCCAGCCGCCCTTTCGCGGCCTCGATCGTGCCGCGGCACGCCGCGCGGAAGAGGAAGCCGCGCCGCGGCACCGGCTCCGCCGCGAACGACGTGGGGAACAACGCGCTAAGAACGGCGGCCGCCCCGGTTTCTCCGCGGCGGATGCCCGACAGCCGCGCCATCTCGTCGAAATCCACCAGTGGAGAGGTCAGGTGGAACTCCAGCTCCGGGCGGTCGCCGGCGAGCCCCTCGCCCGCCAGCGTCCCCTCGACCCGAGTCCGGCCGATCTCCGCCGTTCCCCTCAGGAAGAGCCGCAAGCGACCCGTCGCGAAGCCGTCGACGTCCCCGGAAGCGGCGACCCTGGAGGCGCCCGACTCCGCGTGAAGCGATGCGAGCCGCAAACGGTCGGGAAGGACCGTGGCGTCGAAGGCCGCGCGGAACTCCGGAGCGCCCGGCGCCGCACGGAGCGATCCCCTCGCGTCCCCCACGAGGCGCGGCGATCCGCCCTCGGTCCGCCCGAGCCTCACGTTCGCCGAGAGGCCCGACGCGAGCACCTTCTCTCCCGCGAGGATCGCGCCCTCGAGGAGAGAGACGCTCCGCAATCGGACGTCGCCGAGCAGCAACGACAGGATCGCGGGGCGGACCGAAACGCGTGACGCGGCGAAGCTGACGCCGGAGCCGGTCTCCGCCGCCTGCGATCCTTTGACCTCGAGCCCTTCCGCCACCAGCGCCAGACCGGCCCACAGGGACAGCCGCATCCGGGCCAGCGAGACCTTGTGTCCGAGAGCCTCGGTGAGACGCGCCTCGACGCGCGGACGGAACCGGTCGGCGTCGACGAGCCAGGGTACCGTCAGGCCTGCCGCGACGTACAGGGCGGCAACGGTCGCGACGCTCGCAACGGCGATTCGTGCCGGCCGTCTCACCCGATCACCCGACGCGTGCGCGGAGGGCGCCGGCACCGTGTCCGCGACCCGCTTTCCGCGCGCCGAGGTGCGCTTCGAGAACCCCGATGCGAGCGAGGCCTCGCGCCCCTCCTCTCCCGAGCGCCGGGCCCGGGATCGGTCGCCTCGGGACGCGCATCAGAACGTCCATTCGACGCGGACGACCTTGGCCGACCCGGGGACGACCGCGACCGACGCGACGCCCCATTCCGAGTGGCAGCTTCCCCTGCGCTCGACGCGTTTCAACGTCCAGCG from Terriglobia bacterium encodes the following:
- a CDS encoding LemA family protein yields the protein MRGWIGCGVAALVLLVIVLSVVGWGVGVYNGLVRSQVTVDTAWSQVQNVYQRRMDLIPNLVETVKGAANFEKSTFTEVTEARAKASQMVLTPELLNDPARFRQFQQAQGELSGAISRLLVTVENYPQLTASQNFRELQSQLEGAENRIAVERRRFNETVQAYNTAIRVFPASMLAGLFGFQPKAFFEAEPGAEKAPKVKF
- the mpl gene encoding UDP-N-acetylmuramate:L-alanyl-gamma-D-glutamyl-meso-diaminopimelate ligase, with protein sequence MSEHVHLIGIGGTGMAALAGLLHESGCRVTGSDTELYPPTSTLLEAMGLEIRAAYDARNLRPAPDLVVVGNAVRRGNPEAEEVLDRRLRHASMPQVLEDRFLPGRHSIVVSGTHGKTTTTAMLAWVLHHAGQDPGFLVGGLPANFDRPYRLGHGAAFVIEGDEYDTAFFDKGPKFMHYRPDTALVGTVEFDHADIYRDLEQVKTAFRWLVNIVPRRGLVIRHEDCETTVEVTRGALSRVEGYGLTAGLWRAAGLSAAPEGARFEVQRDGRRYAETALGVFGEFNVRNALAVVAAAAEQGLSPEEIAAGLASFRGVRRRLEVRGEADGVTLLDDFAHHPTAIAETLKAVRGRYPERKVWAVLEPRSWSLRRNVFQDRLAASFDPADEVLIAEVFGASSLPPAERLDPDRLAREISTRGRRARFLPGVDAIVAHLAEASRPGDVVAVLSNGGFGGIHAKLLAALETRAGGR
- a CDS encoding FecR domain-containing protein, translating into MNRAGFALALATTLLLAAGPARAQAEDPEAYGDDYQQGDYGRIRSAENGATIDRSQPDSGGRPGDGSATVNAPVFPGDTIRTGRDQRVEIQLASGALLRQDDDSEMTYVSLPRPGAEFQDNTVLRLSSGAVRIVGVVGEKETFRLDTPAASVYVLGDADVRVDVVRGGSTKVLSHRGVVEVVGEGGSVLVRGGMRSAVDAGSIPSDPRAFNTFASDGFDRWCDGRDDAYRVRSRSAGSPEYDPDAGYGAVPGEVRPYYHELSSYGRWVDAPTYGWVWYPYDVAPGWRPYNDGYWDYGPGGYFWVANEPWGWAPYHYGRWNWVSGFGWCWAPGRVFGGAWVSWAWGSAYVGWAPLDFWGRPAFVGSLWYDYYDPACWTFVGFNHFGGRDYRRWAVPIDRLGPDLHRMAVVTRPPRFSPRGLASDPSVRERAARVAMQDRAAHVRPIVRDRVPDTRFRAVEDRLIERDRKQARPGAGPVGARPVAPGPRRSVGVSEIPRSVSPTAGSSGRGSRNPSYGDESGSRRPRVAAAPPAGRERSQGNGAPEPERWQRSRSPNAEQQQAPGVQEPARGRRGQDGGNGYARRILKDPLAEERARQPKPHTDRPAADRDTRDRVRDMYQHLARPRETGPREVPRDVRPSPPSPRYEPPTPRVERRASPPATSPPRVERPRSQPTPQSGQDAGRARPKEKEKKR
- a CDS encoding PASTA domain-containing protein, which gives rise to MSGGERRWLNRTGIVAAWVLGVGVLAVVVAAVSFLAVLKIETRSTQVAVPDLSGTDRREAERRAAARDLVVEVAQERHDALVPSGRILQQDPPAGASVRRGRKIRVVLSLGGEVLKVPDLVGKADRQAVVELRRDGLVAGDDAVVPSRAVAPGTVVAQVPPPESLAIGGMRIHRLVSSGPPPVLWVMPDLTGRPIAKVEAWISTCGFRKGTVRKVEASGRPAGTVVGQLPPEGYPVSSRDAVDLTVAR
- a CDS encoding AsmA family protein translates to MRRPARIAVASVATVAALYVAAGLTVPWLVDADRFRPRVEARLTEALGHKVSLARMRLSLWAGLALVAEGLEVKGSQAAETGSGVSFAASRVSVRPAILSLLLGDVRLRSVSLLEGAILAGEKVLASGLSANVRLGRTEGGSPRLVGDARGSLRAAPGAPEFRAAFDATVLPDRLRLASLHAESGASRVAASGDVDGFATGRLRLFLRGTAEIGRTRVEGTLAGEGLAGDRPELEFHLTSPLVDFDEMARLSGIRRGETGAAAVLSALFPTSFAAEPVPRRGFLFRAACRGTIEAAKGRLAGLEMTDLRARLDIESEAARFEDATFALYGGRCHGTLVLDLGSPGAPFRLDARLEGVDADRLLTSIDPSRKGSIHGVGSFTLDVGGDAAGGSVAGSIRGSARAELKDGRLPTVGILKQVAQILELAGGRGIGRDETPFDHVSASFDVHEGRGDTKDLEFRSADLDLDGRGSVGFDGALGLDVIASFSRRASGDLVRETPQLKFRLDPGGRLTMPLKIRGDFKAPSVQLDLDRVLREGLERSAGDRGRKGFLKRLLGGN
- a CDS encoding TPM domain-containing protein → MKWSAATAVVATAITIAAALEIPASPSARVNDYAGVLDAASRGRIELVLEAYERESTDQVVVAVFRSLGGDDLNDFTNRLFERWKLGQKGRNNGVLLAIFLDERRARIEVGYGLEAKLTDAVASDILAETLAPRFRQGDYAGGIEAASRAIISATRGEYTANSRRGGRRPWLPLAYVVLILITGLLSAARSAAFRGRGGGRRFRSPGGFYGGGGGFLGGSGGGFSGGGFSGGGGFSGGGGASGGW
- the fmt gene encoding methionyl-tRNA formyltransferase, producing MNVVFLGTPESAVPSLAALLAAGHAVPLVVTRPDRPAGRSGAPRCPAVKDAAVRAGLTVIQPDSVKGPEFREALLCARPEVLVVVAFGKILPAPVLEAARAGAVNVHFSLLPRYRGAAPVQWALANGEEFTGVTTMRMNARMDEGDVLLQREVAIEPGERAPSLTRRLAGVGAALLLETLERLADGSLVVRPQDPSLATYAHLLAVSDGEVDPGLTAGEIEARVRGFDPWPGVWLRRGARRIRIVEASADRDASTAEASGTVIGLEGDAVRIACGGGTVLAVHRVQPEDRRVMSARDAANGRHVAAGDLLERIPR
- the def gene encoding peptide deformylase → MAVLPIVLYPDPVLLRPTRPVDAITPAIRELVRDMVDTLYAAPGVGLAANQVGAPWRLLVVDLTVGERPEERKVLINPEITATEGSQVGEEGCLSFPDITLEIERSFRAGVRGLDLDGNKVEFVGEALMARALLHEIEHLDGETFLRNVSPLKRELIKRQIRKRMKTGDWVATAAK